In Engraulis encrasicolus isolate BLACKSEA-1 chromosome 24, IST_EnEncr_1.0, whole genome shotgun sequence, a single genomic region encodes these proteins:
- the myoz1a gene encoding myozenin-1a, protein MPLSGTPAPPNKRKKPSSRIITDLSHLSQNENEEDPDASEFDLGTKVRQPREIMLEELSLMKNKGSQMFKLRQARCGRPEFIYENNPNVFTSESMDNLQQFVPGIGGEMVDAGGCLVSGQMVGSAGHGGSAPVPPPKPGAGGKGAGAGGAGGHGGVGGAGHGGAGGHGGGGGGIKGMGVGGLGVGGDHGGKAGESATAHVKMYMSPWEKAMKGNEDLTATMKMHMPGPHIHVDLPKYKSFNRSAIPFGGFEKASKLLTFQLPEAEEKEEVEQPVVYHQDISTRPSFNRTPIGWLISGEEPSTIPMEAMDAIPFEGETDEL, encoded by the exons ATGCCTCTCTCCGGAACCCCAGCTCCTCCCAACAAGAGGAAAAAGCCCTCCTCTAGGATCATCACcgacctctcccacctctcccagAATG AAAACGAGGAGGATCCGGATGCGTCCGAGTTTGACCTGGGTACGAAGGTGCGCCAGCCCAGAGAGATCATGCTGGAGGAGCTGTCCCTCATGAAGAACAAGGGCTCACAGATGTTTAAGCTGCGGCAGGCGCGGTGCGGCAGGCCCGAGTTCATCTACGAGAACAACCCGAATGTCTTCACCAGCGAATCAATG GACAACCTGCAGCAGTTTGTGCCGGGCATCGGGGGTGAGATGGTGGATGCTGGCGGGTGCTTGGTCAGCGGGCAGATGGTGGGGTCTGCAGGCCACGGGGGTAGTGCACCCGTGCCCCCACCCAAACCAGGAGCCGGGGGCAagggggctggagctgggggagCAGGCGGACACGGCGGAGTCGGAGGAGCCGGGCACGGGGGAGCAGGCGGACacggcggaggtggaggaggaataaAGGGAATGGGAGTGGGAGGACTGGGAGTCGGGGGTGATCACG GTGGCAAAGCAGGTGAGAGTGCAACAGCGCATGTGAAGATGTACATGTCACCATGGGAGAAGGCCATGAAGGGCAATGAGGATCTGACGGCTACCATGAAGATGCACATGCCCGGCCCTCACATTCACGTGGATCTGCCCAAATACAAATCTTTCAACAG GAGTGCCATTCCCTTTGGTGGCTTCGAGAAGGCCTCCAAGCTGCTGACCTTCCAGCTGCCGGAGgcggaggaaaaggaggaggtggagcagccgGTGGTGTACCACCAGGACATCAGCACACGACCCTCCTTCAACCGCACCCCCATCGGCTGGCTGATCAGCGGCGAGGAGCCCAGCACCATCCCCATGGAGGCCATGGACGCCATTCCCTTCGAAGGGGAGACCGACGAGctgtga
- the LOC134441032 gene encoding uncharacterized protein LOC134441032, with product MEGEGGGEEDGPKPRKRAGWKLFFMACLLCSACKPEVDEQGQGEGKPAATKGFKRWRNKTKDHSGIETETSQHNGKKPENQKKKTRALVQWLNGLFRAKPDMDSKCGVPMSTEERAIHRKEAQRRERVCLEDYRCQQAKEEARQETIRNIQRSRRAKEAALQNLSSLPPRQEDHTQPLTSKEVISDDSWTRRNREKNRKKWHKLLFGMMKAQIRKDLEEVKRREMAIRRRETPRQMENDIEEAKRRAWARVNSQYSHGCRDKLIGLILAVAFFAFWLFGD from the coding sequence atggagggagaaggagggggagaggaggatggtccGAAGCCTCGGAAGAGGGCGGGATGGAAATTATTTTTCATGGCGTGCCTTCTTTGCTCTGCTTGCAAGCCTGAGGTGGACGAGCAGGGGCAAGGGGAGGGCAAACCTGCTGCCACCAAGGGCTTCAAGAGATGGAGAAACAAGACCAAGGACCACTCAGGAATCGAGACAGAAACCTCTCAGCATAATGGCAAAAAACCTGAAAATCAGAAAAAGAAGACAAGGGCCCTGGTACAGTGGCTTAACGGCCTCTTTAGAGCCAAACCCGACATGGACAGCAAATGTGGTGTGCCCAtgagcacagaggagagggcGATACACAGGAAGGAAgcgcagaggagggagagagtctgCCTGGAGGACTACCGGTGCCAGCAAGCGAAGGAGGAGGCCAGGCAGGAGACAATCAGGAACATCCAAAGGAGCCGCAGGGCGAAGGAGGCGGCTCTGCAGAACCtcagctccctccctcccaggcAGGAAGACCACACTCAGCCCCTGACATCCAAGGAGGTCATCAGCGATGACTCGTGGACCAGGCGTAACAGGGAAAAGAACAGGAAAAAATGGCACAAACTACTTTTTGGCATGATGAAGGCGCAAATCCGGAAAGATTTGGAAGAGGTCAAGCGAAGGGAGATGGCGATCAGGCGAAGGGAGACGCCAAGGCAAATGGAGAATGACATAGAAGAGGCCAAGCGAAGGGCATGGGCAAGGGTCAACTCCCAATACAGCCACGGCTGCAGAGACAAGCTCATTGGTCTGATCTTGGCCGTGGCCTTTTTCGCTTTCTGGCTCTTTGGTGACTGA